The segment TGCGCGTGTTCGAATCGATCGCTGCCCAGATGAAATCTACCCGGCCCAAAAATGAACGGCCCGGATAGGCATCAACCGTCACGGCGACCGGATCACCGACTTTCACCTCGCCTAGCTGGTCCTGGAAGACGGCCGCATAGATCCAAACGCTGGAGAGCGTAGTGATCCCGTAAAGCTTAGTGTCGGGCTGCACGTACATGTTGGGCAGTGCGTTCCGCTCGAGCACGTAGCCTGTCATCGGAGAATCGATCTCGACCGCTTCACGCACCCTACCCTCTCTCTTTAGCCGCGCTATCTCTGCCCCCGGTACGCCGAATAGCCGCAGACGATCGAGCGCCGCAGAGGTCAGGGACTGCGCGCCATTCGCCACGCCATCGACCGTGCTTTGACCCAGGTGGGCACTCGCGTTTTGCGCGATCAGATATTCGTTTTCAGTGTTGACCAGGTCGGGGCTGTAAATCGTGAAGAGCGGTTCCCCTTTGCGGACCGGCTGGTAGGTCTGATTCACAAACACCTGCCGTAGCCATCCTGCAAACCGGGTCTGCACCGCTCCCTCGAGTTGCTCGTTGGCCTCGACCGTTCCGGTGGTAGCGATTTTTCCGACGAGATCCTTTTCCTCGACCGTCGCAGTCTGAAGGCCGATGAGCTGGCGGCGTTCGGGCGAAATTTCGATGGGCGCGAGATTCGTCTGTGCGTTCGCCACTTGAGACGCTGCCAGGAACGCCAGAAACAGTGCTGTGCTCTTGAATAGGTACTTCATGACCGTTCACCGATGATCTGTTTGATTCGTGCGACGGCGATTTCATGATCGGCAATCGCGCGATAGTAGCCTTCGCGCAGGTTCAGCAGGTCGGTCACCGCCGACAGCAGGGTCTGGAAGTCGACCTTGCCGGTACGATATGCCGCCGTGGCTGAACCCAGCGTAGCTTCGGCCTGCGGGATAAGTCCGTCGCGATAGAGATTGATGACGCGTTCCTGGCTGCGCGCTTCAACCGCCGCGCTGCGTAAATCGGAAACCGTGCTCAGGCGCGCCGCGCGCAGCTGGCTTTCCGCTGATTGCTTTTCCGCGGCCGCCTGTTCGACCGCAGGAGTCTGCTTGCGCCAGAAGTACAGCGGGACCTTCGCTCCGACCGTGAGCATGTAATAGTCGCGGAAGCCGGGCCCCGTCTTGTTGTACTGGTAGCCGATGCTGAAATCGGGCCAATAGTCCTGACGCGCGAGGTCGAGCGCGTCTTTGCTCCCCGCCAACATCGCGCGTGCCATCTTGAGATCGGCCGAACCCGCGTCGGCAGCATCGGTAAGCTGCGCTTCGGGGAAATTGAACGAGTTCGGCGAGACTTCGGCGATGGCGATGTCGGGGGTGTCCTGCTCGCGCCCCAGCAACGCCTTCAGCGTTGCCTCGGCCGCCTCTATATCGCTCCGGTTCATCTCGCTCTCTTTGAGAATCGAAGTGGCAGCGAGCTGCGCTTTCAGCACGTCTTGTTGCTGCGCCATCCCGGTGCGATATTGCTGCTCTGCGCTGCGCGCGATGTCCTGCAGCTCGCTACGAGTCCGCATCAGAAGGGGAGTCACCCGGGTCAGGTAGAACAGGTTGAGGGCGGACTCGCGCACCTTTTCCGTTACGCGCCTCTCGATCGACTCGACGTTCGCCCGCGCATACTCGGCGTCTTTTTCCGCATGCTGCGAGCGCAGCCGGAGCTTGCCTGGCCCCGGGATGTCCTGTGATGCGCCAAAGCCCGTGTAGTAGAAATCGCTGGTCTCGTAACCCGATGCTGGCGCGGGGCTGCCGACGGTAAATTCCTGAAGAAATATCTGCGGATCGTCGAGCGTGCCTATCTGCCGCGGAACTTTGGTCGTGCCCTGCCAATGGCTTCGCGCGCCGGCGATCTCGGGATTCGATCGCATCGCCTCGGCGACGAGCGCCTCGATAGCGATCGGCTCCGGTCCAGGGCGCGATGAAGTTGTTTCAGCTCGGACCGCAGCGGTCTGGAGCATTAGCACTAGCAGAGCACCACAAAGCATCAGACGCCGATAACGTAAGTGCAGCGTCATCTGTATCCATCCATCGTTTCGGTCGCAGCCGGTGATTTACATCGGTGCGAGCACGCGACGCGCGTGAGCGGGTCGCCCTTGAACGTCGGCGATCTCGTGACAAGCGCGAGGCCGCGGACGCAATCAGAGAATGCGATGGAACCGGATCAGATTTGCAGCGAACAGAGCCGCTCAGGTGATGGCGCCAACCCGGGCGGCGGGTGGGTCCTTTCGAATGCGACCGCTCTCAGCTCTGGCTTGGCCGAAAAGGGTGCTAGAGAACTCACCCGCGCCATCCAGGTCGGGTCAGGGGCGACTTGATGAGTTGATGCGACCTCGGCCGTGGTCTTCGCGGGATTGACGGCGCAGCATTTCACCGGATCGCGATGCTGCGATTTAGGGCACGACGTTTTGCAACAATAGGCTGCGCTCCCAGCATAGACTTGCGCGCACAAGATTCCGCCCAACGATAAAACCATCAGCACCGACAGCAGCACGATGGCCGAGCGCCTAACCATCCAGGTGACTCTATTTGACTCGATCCCGACGCGCAACCATGACCGCCGTTTTCGTAGGCCATCAGCCTAGATCACTCAATAGGTGCGAAACCCTTGTGGCAGAAGGGTTTTCTAAATTCTGGCCGACACTAGCTGCACGTACTGGCTGATACGGATTTGTACCCAGAGTCCCACGAAAGTCCCCACAGTCGAACGGGGTCGTGTCTCTCCATGTCGCGGTGTTGACGTGCAGCCTCAACCTTACATGAACTGCGTCTTCGCTCATGCGGCGTGCCACCACCGCGTCAGCCGCCTGCGCAGCTGTCGATCACGTTTCAGGTGCCACTCATTGCTCATGGCTTCGCGTCGCGTGCCGCTCCGCATAAAGCAAGACCCAGACCCGCCCTCGGGTTGAGCGAGCGTCGGTGCCGGCATTGTGCTGGGCCAGACGCCGGTCCAGATCGATTGTCCATCCGACGTAGGTTCGATAGCCGTCTCTGCTCCAACTACCGAGGACTAAACGAAGCATTCCATGGAATCAATTTCACTGTAGCGGTCGCTGTCGTTGTCGATCCGACTGAGAGACGAAATTCTGAAGTCAGAGGATCCTTTTCGGCGGATCATCGGGAATTTGCAGCACTTCTCAAGACCGCGTTTGAATCCATCGCGAAAGACCTACACAGGTTTCGCGTCAATCAGCACCGCCACCAGCAGCGCCGGCTCCTTGCCCTTGTTCACCCACGCATGGTTGGTCCCGCGCTGGATCACGACGTCGAACGGCTTTAAGTCCACTTCGGCCTTATCGAGCAGCATCGTTACCTGGCCCGAGAGCACGATTATGTAATCGACCGTGCTTGTCTTGTGCATCGCAGGATGGCGCCGGATGTCGACGCGGCAATGTGACGCTCCCATCGCCTCGAACCGGCGCGCCGCCATCTCCTCGCGCTGTGGGGCAGGGATACTCGGATCCTCGGGCTCGACCATGAAAAAGCGGAACTTGCTCCCGTTGGACGGCGGCTCGAGCTTTCGTGGACGCTTGGCAGCATCGCCCGAAGTCGAGTTGTCGGCGGGGGCGCCGTCAGTGACCCAGAATTCTGCGATCGGAGCCGGCGGCCCGTCGCTCAGGATAATCGATCTTCCCTCGGCGTCATGTCCGGTGACGATTCGGCGGAATTCCTGCGTCATGATCATGCCTCGTGATAGCGGAATATGCGATGCATCGCATGGACGCCCCGCCGCGCGCAACCACGCTCCTCGCAACGCTAGCGGAGTCCCCGGATAGACACCGCTTTGGGAACGGAATTCTGCGGCTATCGGGTCGTCAAATTCGATGACTAGAAAGCGTGGTTCAGGTCGTGACGGTGGGGCTTACCGCGGGGACAGCATGAGGCGCATACCATCGGGGTCGGTTCTTCCTCGACGATTCGGGAAACCATGCTCTCGAATTCGGTGTCCGAGTTACTAGCCTCGATCGCGCGCAACACTTCCTGTTCAAATGCGATGTGCGTCGCGAGTGAATAGAGGGGTGCCGCGTCGGGAGCGACCGTCTTGCACTTGCTGCACTTGAATAATCCCGACAATTCATCCTCTGCGAGCGGAACCACCAGCCATAGACAACCCTCCGCCTCCAGCCGCTGCAGGTGCTTAATAAACGCTTGCCTGTCTTTGAAAAGTGCTGCCTTGTCCCACATCGGCATTGAGTCCTCAATTCTCATTTCACCTTCGCTTCTCAAAACCCGATCCACCAGATGCACTCTATTTTAACGCAGCCGAAATGGCGTCGCGCACGAACTATCTCATAGTTGCAGAGCCGCAGAGTTGCCCAGCGATAGTTAGTCTTTACGCACCACGGTTTTGATCGTCACCAAGGTTCATCCCTGCGCTCGCAGCGCGAATCAAGTTTTGAGAAAGCTACGACCGGCCAGCGCTGTTACTTGTGCAAACCGACCGCTCGTCGAGATTTGGTTATTCGCTCACGCGAGGCTACCAGCGCTCGCACGTTGCCGGGACCGCGATAGCCCATCTGATCGGCAAGATATTCCGCCAGCTCGCGGTCCGAG is part of the Candidatus Binataceae bacterium genome and harbors:
- a CDS encoding FixH family protein, whose product is MKYLFKSTALFLAFLAASQVANAQTNLAPIEISPERRQLIGLQTATVEEKDLVGKIATTGTVEANEQLEGAVQTRFAGWLRQVFVNQTYQPVRKGEPLFTIYSPDLVNTENEYLIAQNASAHLGQSTVDGVANGAQSLTSAALDRLRLFGVPGAEIARLKREGRVREAVEIDSPMTGYVLERNALPNMYVQPDTKLYGITTLSSVWIYAAVFQDQLGEVKVGDPVAVTVDAYPGRSFLGRVDFIWAAIDSNTRTARVRCSFDNPERLLKLGMYVNIAIAPHFGRGLVIPDCGVFRTGTHNVVFVDRGDGYLTPVEVELGAHLNRSFVVLKGLSPGQRIVSSANFLIDSESQLQAAAGSYAPPPPGVSSAAGQPQGQGPSANAVLTSDPNPTARGKNKLTVVVTDSSEKPVSGAQVSVTFYMAAMPAMGMAAMKAQSNLTEQGSGTYTGTIDLQSGGTWQVTVSASKGGQAIAGKQFNVSVSGPMAM
- a CDS encoding TolC family protein, which translates into the protein MTLHLRYRRLMLCGALLVLMLQTAAVRAETTSSRPGPEPIAIEALVAEAMRSNPEIAGARSHWQGTTKVPRQIGTLDDPQIFLQEFTVGSPAPASGYETSDFYYTGFGASQDIPGPGKLRLRSQHAEKDAEYARANVESIERRVTEKVRESALNLFYLTRVTPLLMRTRSELQDIARSAEQQYRTGMAQQQDVLKAQLAATSILKESEMNRSDIEAAEATLKALLGREQDTPDIAIAEVSPNSFNFPEAQLTDAADAGSADLKMARAMLAGSKDALDLARQDYWPDFSIGYQYNKTGPGFRDYYMLTVGAKVPLYFWRKQTPAVEQAAAEKQSAESQLRAARLSTVSDLRSAAVEARSQERVINLYRDGLIPQAEATLGSATAAYRTGKVDFQTLLSAVTDLLNLREGYYRAIADHEIAVARIKQIIGERS
- a CDS encoding cupin domain-containing protein, which translates into the protein MTQEFRRIVTGHDAEGRSIILSDGPPAPIAEFWVTDGAPADNSTSGDAAKRPRKLEPPSNGSKFRFFMVEPEDPSIPAPQREEMAARRFEAMGASHCRVDIRRHPAMHKTSTVDYIIVLSGQVTMLLDKAEVDLKPFDVVIQRGTNHAWVNKGKEPALLVAVLIDAKPV